From Symphalangus syndactylus isolate Jambi chromosome 5, NHGRI_mSymSyn1-v2.1_pri, whole genome shotgun sequence:
TATTAAACCAGACTCCCAAACTATAACATGTGAAAATTGCAGATTGTTTACTTGCATTGATTCAACTTTTGATTGGCAGCACCGTATTCTGCTTGTGAGAGCAAGAGAAGGCGTGtggatccctgtgtccatggatCGACCATGGGAGGCCTCGCCATCCATTCATATTTTGACTGAAGtattaaaaggcattttaaatagatccaaaagattcatttttactttaattgcaGTGATTATGGGATTGATTGCAGTCACAGCTACAGCCGCTGTGGCAGGAGTCGCATTGCACTCTTCTGTTCAGACAGTAAGCTTTGTTGACAATTGGCAAAAGAATTCCACAAGGTTGTGGAATTCACAATCTGGTATCGATCAAAAATTGGCTAATCAAATTAATGACCTTAGACAAACTGTCATTTGGATGGGAGATAGGCTCATGAGCTTGGAACATCGTTTCCAGTTACAGTGTGACTGGAATACGTCAGATTTTTGTATTACACCCCAAGTTTATAATGAGTCTAGACATCACTGGGACATGGTAAGACGCCATTTACAGGGAAGAGAAGATAATCTCACTTTAgacatttctaaattaaaagaacaaatttttgaagCCTCTCAGAGTCACTTAAATATTGTGCCTGGAGCTGAGGCGTTAGATCAAGTGGCAAAAAATCTTTATGGATTAAACCCCACGACTTGGATTCAGTCTATTGGAAACTCTACTGCagtaaattttggaattatgtGTCTCTGTTTGATCGGTTTGTTTTTAGTGTGCCGGACCAGTCGAAGAATCCTGCGCCAAAATCGAGAGAACGAACAAGCCTTCATcgccatggcacatttatatagaggaaaagggagggagaatgttgcgggaagtcagggaccttgaactgagggactggctgaagccacagcagaaaagcataaaatatgaagatttcatggacattttattagttttccaaactttatacttttgtaatatcttatgtctttactttaatctcttaatcccatcatcttctttgtaagctgaggaggatatatgtcacctcaggaccctgtgatgattgccttAACaacacaaattgtttgtaaaggacgtgtgtttgaacaatacgaAAACTgggcatcttgaaaaaaaaaaagaacgagataACAGTGGTGTTCAGGAAACAAGGGAGGTAACCTTAAACTGGCCGCCGGTGAGCCGGACGGAACAGAGCcatatcttttctccttttgcacACAAATAGGAgagatatcgctgaattctttttttcagcaaggaatatccctgagaaagagaatgcgctcTGAGGGTAGGCCTATAAACGACCCCCTTGGAGGCGTGCCGCCTTTTACGGTTGAAGccgaagggatgaaataagccccggcCTCctgtagtgctcccaggcttattaggatgaggaaattcccacctaataaattttggccagtcaggttgtctgctctcaaaccctattTCCTGATAAAATGTTATCAATGACTATGCGTGCCCAAAAATTTCAttggcaattttaatttcaattttaacacCGACCTGTGAACTCATCCTGCCTCCACTTgctttgtgatattctattaccttgtgaagtatgTAATCTCTGTATCGTGATGACAATGGTAGTCTTgttgaaaagaaaagggggaaatgtggggaaaagaaagagagatcagcctgttactgtgtctatatagaaggaagtagacataagagactccatttagttctgtatttgagatgctgttaatctgtgaccctacccccaaccttgtccttgcaagagacatgtgctgtgatgacttaaggttaaaaggattttgggtggtgcagaatgtgctttgttaaacaagtgcctaaaggctgcttatggttaaaggtcatcaccattctctttaatctagagaaaaagaaaaacatttgtcttctgcccgtccctgggcgatggaacatctcaaagcacagcaccggtgatggtaaagataattgtgaaaaccgcctttaggaataagatggggcttgctggagcaatactgctaaaaggtttatggagaggttcgcatatacatctcaaagcacagcaccggtgatggtaaagataattgtgaataaataccaagggaactcagaggccggtgccggtgtgggtcctctgtaagcacagcaccggtcccctgggccccgcttttccttctctacactttgtctctgtgtcttattccttttctcaagtctttcgtcccacctaacgagaagcacccacaggtgtggaggggcgggCCACCCCTTCAACTTCCCAGCTGCTCTTCCTCCTGCACCCCCACAGTACCCCTTTCTCTAAGAGTGGGCCATGGGTCCAATCAGGCATTTCCCTCAGATTCCTCTCCATGACTGAACCAGGACTTACACGAAGTTGCCACGGGGCCTTCCAATCCCCTGCAAGTATGTCTTTCCCAccccccatcccaccccccaCCGCCAAAGTCCCCATCCCCGACCCTCCCTCCGTGTGAGTCACTGCCTCCCCTGGCCCTCCTCTCCAACCCAACAGCAGCCAATCCCCCCTCTTCCAGGTCTTCTCCCAGCTGACTGAGGACCTCCAGGTCATTTctcaatctctccccttcctttcctcttgccCACCAGTCTTCAAATAAGTGCTGTCCTGTCCTAGGCCAACTCCTCTACCTCCCCATCTTGTCTCCTGCCTCTACAGATGCCTTTCACTCCAGTCCAGTACTAGCTATCTCTCCTGCTCACTGGTTTCACCCCTTACCCAGCCCTAAACAAACCCACAGCTCCCCAATCAGGAAAATGCTTGGTGTTCACCCTGGCCACTCCTTTAGCTGCTAAtagtctctcctcttctcttgcaAGCCACCCCCAAAACTCAGCCTCCACCTTCTCTCATCCCCCACATGGAGTTGCCACTACCCCTACCTCCACTCTCAAGTTACATTGTGAAAGACTTAGTATTTGTTTGTTCACTAATTTAGCAACTGTGGGGATGCAGGTTTGTGCCAGATggcccctgccctccaggaggcacaggcaaaaaaaaaaaagcagttccaGGACAAGTATGCACATGGTTCTGAGAAGGGGAGCCCAGGCTTGGGTTTGCAAAGAAGCCTCCCCAGAGATGGCAAGGTCAGAGGCGAGGCCAGAAGGGCGAgccacagtgagcccagatgatgATGACAGGGAGGCAACCACAGTTTGCCAAAAGCACTGGGCTGATTTCGTTTCGCTCTGAGAATGAGTTGGTATCTGCTATCTTTGACCATGGGTGACTGACTGCAGATCATGCCTTTCTCATTCATGCtaatttatttccttcccctcccctcccccttttttttgggggggacagggtctcactctgtcacccaggctggagtgcaatggcacaaactaggctcactgcaacctctgcctcccaggctcaagccatcctcccacctcagcctccccagtagctgggaccacaggtgtgtgccaccacacctggctaatttttttttgtaaaattagccccagtacagatggggtttctccatgttgcccaggctggtctcgaacttgtgagctcaaagcaatctgcctgcctcagcctcccaaactgctgggattacaggcatgagccactgcgcccggcttggAAAAATAATCCACTTCTAATTTAGCAAATGTTGTGTTCTTGTTTACTATTTGAGCATTAATAACGCCAAGTGACTAACATTGTCCTCATGAGCTGTATGCTAGGAATAAAAGCTTGCCACAGTGG
This genomic window contains:
- the LOC134736780 gene encoding endogenous retrovirus group K member 8 Rec protein-like isoform X1, translating into MNPSEMQRKVPPRRRKHRNQAPLTRRMNQVVILEKQMKSPRTKKAELPTWAQLKKLTLLARKSLASTKVTQTSEKMLFAALMVVSTVCAGPVEESCAKIERTNKPSSPWHIYIEEKGGRMLREVRDLELRDWLKPQQKSIKYEDFMDILLVFQTLYFCNILCLYFNLLIPSSSL
- the LOC134736780 gene encoding uncharacterized protein isoform X2, which encodes MNPSEMQRKVPPRRRKHRNQAPLTRRMNQVVILEKQMKSPRTKKAELPTWAQLKKLTLLARKSLASTKCAGPVEESCAKIERTNKPSSPWHIYIEEKGGRMLREVRDLELRDWLKPQQKSIKYEDFMDILLVFQTLYFCNILCLYFNLLIPSSSL